The genomic DNA GTTGCCGTgcgcggcggcacggcgacGCGGGGGATGGAGTACCGCGACAAGCTGGTGCTCGCGCCCATGGTCCGCGTGGTAACAACTCTCGACCCGAGCCCCTCCCACGAATCCGTCGTCTGGATTTACTTACCCGTCTCCTCTCCGGGGGCATATGACTTTGGATTTTAGCTTTAGTCTCAAGCTTCTGGATCTCTAGATTTTGGGTCTCAGCTTTATTATGAGCTTAGTTTGATTCCACTCGATTTAGAGCTGAAGCTCTACGCTTTTCGTTTTATGTTAGGAAGTGGAATATGATGAGACTAAGTTGTGCCGTAGTAAGCATGCTGTCGGATAGATGGCTGTAGTAAGCATGCCACTAGATTCTGTCTTAGTTTTCGCTTTTCCTGCTGCCAATGAAGGAATGAAATTATGAGCCGAATCAAATACATTTTGGGGGGTTTATTTTTGCCCCTGCTAAATTAGGGCActttggtttcttctcctgtttTTTCCGTGAAGTTTGTGCATGGACAATATCATTTAGTATATGAATAGGCACCATTTTTCCGTACCAATAAATTCCCAATTCCCATGCTTCCGTTTCTGACATCATAGTTAGTCATTCACAACTTCAGAGTAGCTGAACAATACCAGCACCCGCTTTAGCATGGGTCATGTACTCATGTTGTACATCTCATGCCTTTGAAGTTTTGGACTTATCTAGTCTGTGTGCTTGAATTTTCTTTCCAAACTTACTCTTTGCCGCCTTATTTTTGTTATTTATCTTTGCAGGGCACCTTGCCATTTAGGCTACTGGCTGCTGAATATGGTGCTGATATTACTTATGGGGAAGAAATAATTGATCACAAATTCTTGAAATGCGAGCGCATTATAAATGGTATTATAGTTCAATTGATATCTGCATTTTGATGTGGTCTGTTGGTTCTACAGCTATCTCCATTGCAGTAGCAGTTTGGTCTGTTCATCAATCATCAACTGCTGTTAAGATCTGATATGTTGGGTATCGTAGTATTGCAAATAACTTTACCCCCATAATGTTGCATCTGAAGTTGATAACTGGATATGTTCATATTAAATGACTCTTGGATGATTAATGTCCTGTAATTTGGGATCGGGGAAGGATCTGACAAATGGCTGGATAACTTTATGATGTGAAGAGAAAGCTATTTTACATGTGAAGATAGGGCGTTTTCGTAGCACTTCCAGTAGTTGCCTTCTTTGTTCCATCTGTTGTTTAGCTTTGTTGGACTTGCACTGGGGCTGTATAATTCACACATCCTAATCATGTTGCAAATTGTTTGCCAGAATCTCTTGGGACTACTGATTTTGTGGAGAAAGGGACTGACAATGTAGTTTTCCGTACATGCCCACAAGAAAGGGGTAGGGTTGTATTCCAAATGGGCACATCACATGCTGTGAGGGCACTTAAAGCTGCTGAGATTGTGTAAGTTTTGTTTCTGAGACCTTTTAGTATCCAAGTTCTGAAGTAAGCTAACATAAATGCCGTGTTTGTTCCAGGTTTGGTACATAAACTTGTTTGATGTGATAGCATTATATTTGTTATCCTCTTGTGCTTTGCATATTTCTTTAACCATAGTATTTTATCCACACCAGGTGCCATGATGTTGCTGCTATAGATATCAACATGGGTTGTCCAAAGTCTTTCTCTCTTAGTGGAGGGATGGGTGCTGCATTACTCTCCAAACCTGAGCTTATACATGATGTACTTGTCTTAATTGTTCCTTTTGCTTTTTCCACACCCCATATATCCACTTCGCTTACTCAGGCTATTCATAGTATACAATGTAGATTTTGACAACATTGCGGAGGAACTTGGACACAACAGTGACATGTAAAATCCGTCTTCTGAACACACCTAAGGACACTGTGGAATTGGCACGAAGGATTGAAAAAGCTGGTGTTCCTGCTCTTGCTGTGCATGGAAGGTAATGACACGTAGAATTCTACTTTTGAGTTGTGGTAGTCTGGTAGATAATTGCAAACGTTAGAAGTGTGCAATTTGCCACCTGCATTTTTCAGTTATGTCCATATGTCTTCCCAGCTAAATTCCTGAGTTTATGTTTCTGAATACTCACTGGCAGCACGAACGAGGTGGTTAGGTTGCTTTCCCCCGCTTGATGTGGGCGCTGTCCCATCTTGGGATGGGTGTTCCAGTTTTGAATGAATGGGAAAGGTCCTGCCCTTTATTTGTAAAAAGGATTCAAAATGCAAAAGTTATTCATATGCGCAGCTGCAGAGTTATTGACTCATATTGTCATTATAGTGTCTGTAGTATGTAGCTCAATTCTTTTGGAAGTTCAAGTTGTATGACTGTCTGGTACTCTTGCCATGAAACTGAATATAATTCTTTTTACTATAATAATGAAACTGAATGTGATGCAGGAGAATGTCAAATATAAATGTCATTTTTGTATGCTCTAACTTTATTTTTTGGATCCATGTCAATCTTTTTGGGTAATTTCCTTCCCCAGACCCCACCTCCTCTGGTAGCTTTCAGCACTGAGTAGGCCCTTTTATAATTGGTTTCCCTTATTTTTGTCGTCCTTGAAACTGCAGAAAAATTAAAGACAGACCAAGAGATCCTGCTAAGTGGGATGAGATTGCGGATGTTGTGTCAGCACTGTCAATTCCAGTTATAGCTAATGGAGATGTCTTTGAGTATGAGGATTTTAAAAGAGTTAAAGATGCTACAGGTTTGTGTTTCTATTAACATCATCATTTGTCAGTTTGctctgttttaatttttcttcacCTCTATCAGAGTATCAGTTAACAATTTTGAACTGCCTTTTAATATGCATTTATTTGGACAGCCATGGTACTTCAATTGTTTCCCAAATGCTGCATGACATTAAACATTAGCCATAACTTCATTATTCATGATGAATAAGCATGCATGTAACATGATTTCTGAAAAACTCTGAATTTAATAATACCTTCATCCTTGATACTTGTGTTGCTTAAGGTGCATTGGCAGGATCATTGTTTCTTGTTATTATAAATCATAGTTGATATCTTTGTTCCCATAACTGTTAGGTGCCGCTTCTGTTATGGTTGCTAGAGGTGCCATGTGGAATGCCTCTATCTTTTGTGCCAAAGGAAAAACACCGCACGAGGATGTCAAAAGAGAGTATGTAAGAAAGGTATTTAATTTCACTGCCGTGTTTGTTTAGAGGATGTCCTACTCATTTCGCATGGGTGCAAAAACATTTCAAAACTTGTGGGTCTATCGAAGTTAGGAGTTACATGTTTTTCTGTTTCCATCTAGTACTGACATCATATTACATTGTAACTCTTTGGGAGCAGAGCATATTGTGGGACAATGATGTGAAGAGCACGAAACATACCTTGAAAGAAATGATAATGCACTATTCTTGCCTTGAACTTCCTGAAGGGAAAGGTGTTATAAAGTGTGACACATCAGCAGATTTAGCGTAAGTTCATCCAACTTTCATCTGTTTTCTTTTGCACATGATGTGTTCACTAAGGAGTATATTTTTACATTATTTATCCATCTATGCTACTTGGAGGTTTGCAGCTCATTACTAGTTTTCTCATTGATAATGCTATCCAGGTGTTATGAGGTCCATTTGTATTACTAAAACATTTTTTTGTTATTCCACGGTTCCATCTATCTGGATCCAAACCTTTTAGATGCTAGCAATCCGTTCAAGATATGTTtctgatacactatgacaattCAGCAGGTTTTTTTGTCTAAATATTTGTAAGATGATGTTTTTTCATGACATCACATATTCTGCAACATGTGCTGTTCACATATCCTGCTTGTCAGTTCATCTTAATGACCAATTTCTTCTAATGTTTCAGGAGACTATACGGGGAGGAGGACTACTATAACTTTGTTGTTTCAAATAGGAAATGAACACAATTTGATTTTGTGAGCCCTCATGTGGACCAGGTATCTATTTTCATGTACCTTGAGTCTAGAGGTagtgaaaaaggaaacaaagtATTCTAGGAAATTGATGAAAATTATAGTTTCATGCCGAAATACGTATTCCTGCTAATAACAATTACATGCACAAATACGCATGTTTGCTGACCAGGATTTCAAAACTTAAACTGTATCCGTTCTAGTTGCTTGGCCAGGTAGCCTTTCTTAACAGTGTCATGTTAGCTGGTCTGTATACTGTATAAATTTGAGGTAGAGGCTGTGTCTGTCCGATATTTATCAAGAAGACAAGAACAGCGAAACTTAATGGTATTTTCCCCAGAACCAAGCAAAACTGGTGAAACCTGGCTGGAATTTGAAGAAAGATGATGTTCACTATATATATGTTAAATTGTGGATCAGAGGTACCCACATTGTAACTTCAAAGGGTATTTTAGTGATAGacagtaaaaaaaatg from Setaria italica strain Yugu1 chromosome VII, Setaria_italica_v2.0, whole genome shotgun sequence includes the following:
- the LOC101756824 gene encoding tRNA-dihydrouridine(20) synthase [NAD(P)+]-like, with the translated sequence MEYRDKLVLAPMVRVGTLPFRLLAAEYGADITYGEEIIDHKFLKCERIINESLGTTDFVEKGTDNVVFRTCPQERGRVVFQMGTSHAVRALKAAEIVCHDVAAIDINMGCPKSFSLSGGMGAALLSKPELIHDILTTLRRNLDTTVTCKIRLLNTPKDTVELARRIEKAGVPALAVHGRKIKDRPRDPAKWDEIADVVSALSIPVIANGDVFEYEDFKRVKDATGAASVMVARGAMWNASIFCAKGKTPHEDVKREYVRKSILWDNDVKSTKHTLKEMIMHYSCLELPEGKGVIKCDTSADLARLYGEEDYYNFVVSNRK